In Legionella cardiaca, a genomic segment contains:
- the recJ gene encoding single-stranded-DNA-specific exonuclease RecJ: MRIKKREVPSSFSSLSGYSSVLQRIYASRGIQEISQLDKSLQALLPFNSLIDIDKASGRLEQALRAKERILIIGDFDADGATSTALAIAALRAMGASQVEFLVPNRFDFGYGLTPAIVEVAKKWQPHLIITVDNGIASIDGVDAANAIGIDVLVTDHHLPAEVLPDACAIVNPNQLGDSFPSKSIAGVGVIFYVMLALRRQLIKTNWFEEQNLPEPNMAQFLDLVALGTVADVVPLDQNNRIMVNQGLARIRQGQCRPGIKALIEISGRDCSRLRESDLGFAVAPRLNAAGRLDDMSLGIECLLSDNAEKARTLASHLDELNQERRVIEAEMKEQAMLAVDKLAKKIENAHHLPAALCLVDSSWHQGVIGILAGRLKERYHRPVIAFAKVNDNELKGSARSVAGLNIRDILAAIDKDNPGLIIKFGGHAMAAGLSLSPQSFTDFQQALVTEVSKHIDASQCEGEIWTDGPLAAEELSLETAIMLQQGGPWGQQFPEPCFDNIFEVLEQRLVGQHHLKMTLAHSEGGVFDAIAFNIDINLWPNHRAKQVHVAYKLDINSYQGRTRLQLLIEALQVYN, from the coding sequence ATGCGTATTAAAAAACGTGAAGTGCCTTCGTCGTTTTCTTCTTTGTCGGGTTATTCCAGCGTTCTGCAAAGAATTTATGCTTCACGTGGAATTCAAGAGATAAGCCAACTTGATAAAAGTTTACAGGCTTTATTACCTTTTAATTCTTTAATCGACATCGATAAAGCATCAGGGCGCCTGGAGCAGGCATTGCGAGCCAAAGAACGCATCTTAATCATTGGGGATTTTGATGCTGACGGAGCAACTTCCACGGCCTTGGCTATCGCTGCATTACGCGCGATGGGGGCTTCACAGGTGGAATTTTTAGTCCCTAATCGTTTCGATTTTGGTTATGGTTTGACTCCAGCTATTGTTGAAGTCGCCAAAAAATGGCAGCCTCATTTAATTATTACAGTAGACAATGGTATTGCCAGTATTGATGGTGTAGATGCCGCTAATGCTATTGGTATTGATGTGCTGGTTACTGATCATCATTTGCCGGCTGAAGTTTTGCCTGACGCTTGTGCTATTGTAAACCCTAATCAGCTGGGTGATTCGTTTCCCAGTAAATCAATTGCAGGTGTAGGCGTTATTTTTTATGTCATGCTTGCCTTACGACGCCAACTTATTAAAACGAACTGGTTCGAAGAGCAAAATTTGCCTGAACCCAATATGGCGCAGTTTCTTGATTTAGTTGCTCTTGGAACGGTGGCTGATGTTGTTCCCCTGGATCAAAATAATCGCATTATGGTAAATCAAGGCCTGGCTCGTATTCGTCAAGGACAGTGTCGTCCTGGCATTAAAGCATTAATAGAAATTTCTGGCCGCGACTGTTCTCGCTTGCGAGAAAGTGATTTAGGCTTTGCTGTAGCACCAAGACTCAATGCAGCGGGACGATTAGATGATATGTCGTTGGGCATTGAATGCTTATTAAGTGACAATGCTGAAAAAGCACGAACACTAGCCTCTCATTTGGATGAACTTAATCAGGAGCGGCGTGTTATTGAAGCTGAAATGAAAGAACAAGCCATGTTGGCCGTCGATAAATTAGCAAAAAAAATAGAAAACGCCCATCATTTGCCGGCAGCGTTGTGTTTGGTTGACTCATCTTGGCATCAAGGTGTCATTGGTATTCTTGCGGGACGATTAAAAGAACGCTATCACCGACCTGTCATTGCCTTTGCAAAAGTCAATGACAATGAGTTAAAAGGCTCAGCACGCTCAGTTGCTGGTTTAAATATTCGCGATATTCTTGCAGCAATTGATAAGGACAATCCGGGATTAATCATCAAATTTGGCGGTCATGCAATGGCAGCAGGATTAAGTTTGTCACCACAATCGTTTACAGATTTTCAACAAGCCTTAGTGACTGAGGTTAGCAAGCATATCGATGCAAGCCAATGTGAGGGAGAAATATGGACTGATGGTCCATTAGCGGCCGAGGAATTGAGTCTTGAAACAGCAATAATGCTTCAACAGGGTGGTCCCTGGGGACAACAGTTTCCAGAACCATGCTTTGACAATATTTTTGAAGTGCTTGAGCAACGTCTCGTAGGACAACATCACCTCAAGATGACCCTGGCTCATTCTGAGGGAGGTGTTTTTGACGCTATTGCTTTTAATATCGATATCAATCTCTGGCCCAACCATCGTGCTAAGCAAGTGCACGTAGCCTATAAACTGGATATCAATTCTTATCAGGGCAGAACCCGGCTACAGTTGTTGATCGAAGCCTTGCAAGTGTATAATTAA
- the ceg10 gene encoding Ceg14 family Dot/Icm T4SS effector: MPHPFPHLQAEIEKKLKTQQLDVSVSKLLDIANSVIAIINTELKVVSSNYPKMDGEEKKINEALVYYVQSKTDLILNDNNLSPLQRIFDCTKIVKRGEAGNCQHKAMLALCLILDLFIKEKIITECYLPSIELQYCDSKPGHFFLVLDNKVICDPWAQLSYPVGTIGFEHAGVFAHTPIRTFFKIDNNWSCYENFRGKCTTNCVPSYQSLCAYVPKTLYETHCNYWAYWTQQYYTNSTRTNLTFFKEETVGASSSSADLSVSKASNALDDFNY; the protein is encoded by the coding sequence ATGCCACATCCCTTCCCGCATCTACAGGCTGAAATAGAGAAAAAATTAAAAACCCAGCAACTAGATGTGAGTGTGTCTAAGTTATTAGATATAGCTAATTCCGTAATAGCAATTATTAATACCGAGTTGAAAGTTGTCTCCAGTAATTATCCTAAAATGGATGGAGAGGAAAAAAAAATTAATGAAGCACTCGTTTATTATGTGCAAAGTAAAACCGATCTCATATTAAATGACAACAATCTTTCACCGCTTCAACGTATTTTTGATTGCACTAAAATCGTAAAACGTGGTGAGGCAGGTAATTGCCAACATAAAGCAATGCTTGCTTTATGTTTAATTCTCGATCTTTTCATTAAAGAGAAAATAATAACCGAGTGCTATCTTCCAAGTATTGAGCTCCAATATTGTGATTCTAAACCAGGTCATTTTTTTCTAGTTCTCGATAATAAAGTGATTTGCGATCCCTGGGCCCAGCTTTCATATCCTGTAGGAACAATCGGCTTTGAACATGCCGGAGTCTTCGCTCATACACCAATTCGTACTTTTTTTAAAATCGATAACAATTGGTCTTGTTATGAAAATTTTAGGGGGAAATGCACAACGAATTGTGTACCTTCTTATCAAAGTCTTTGTGCTTATGTCCCTAAAACTCTGTATGAGACACATTGCAATTACTGGGCTTATTGGACTCAGCAATACTATACAAATTCCACTCGGACTAACTTAACTTTTTTTAAAGAGGAGACAGTGGGAGCATCCAGTTCGAGTGCTGACCTAAGTGTAAGTAAAGCAAGTAATGCTTTGGATGATTTTAACTACTGA
- the alaC gene encoding alanine transaminase encodes MSQFPRIKRLPPYVFNTLTQLKSEARARGEDIIDFGMGNPDQPTPQHIVDKLVETAQRPDTHRYSMSKGIPRLRRAMASWYKRNYDVTLNSETQVLTTIGSKEGLAHLALAISGPGDTVIVPDPAYPIHTYGFIIAGANVKQVPLINENQFLEAIEVAIEQTWPRPKALVINFPANPSTHCVDYEFFERVVALAKRHGIWIIHDLAYADIVFDGYKAPSILQVPGAIDIAIETYSMSKSYNMPGWRVGFACGNEELVAALTRIKSYLDYGTFTPIQVAAIAALEGSDNCVHEIRELYEQRRNVLCDGLQELGWFVERPKATMFVWAPIPARYKHMGSLEFSKYLLKEAFVAVSPGIGFGPQGDDYVRFGLIENNQRTRQALRNLKALFKRDGYLQAV; translated from the coding sequence ATGAGTCAGTTTCCCCGCATTAAACGCTTACCACCTTATGTATTCAACACGTTAACTCAGTTGAAATCTGAGGCGCGAGCGCGCGGTGAGGATATTATTGACTTTGGTATGGGCAACCCCGATCAGCCAACCCCCCAACATATCGTTGATAAACTAGTAGAAACAGCGCAGCGCCCTGATACACACCGTTATTCAATGTCAAAAGGCATTCCTCGTTTACGTCGTGCAATGGCCTCCTGGTATAAAAGAAATTACGATGTAACACTTAATAGCGAAACACAAGTTCTAACAACAATCGGTTCTAAAGAAGGGCTAGCTCATCTTGCTTTAGCCATCAGTGGTCCTGGTGATACTGTTATTGTTCCTGATCCGGCTTATCCTATTCATACTTACGGTTTTATCATTGCCGGCGCAAACGTTAAACAAGTTCCATTAATTAATGAAAATCAATTTCTTGAAGCAATTGAGGTCGCTATTGAACAAACCTGGCCAAGACCCAAGGCGCTAGTCATTAACTTCCCAGCCAATCCTAGTACGCATTGTGTTGATTATGAATTTTTCGAACGCGTAGTGGCTTTAGCAAAACGCCATGGCATTTGGATAATTCACGATTTGGCTTATGCCGATATCGTTTTTGATGGTTATAAGGCACCTTCGATTCTTCAAGTGCCCGGAGCTATCGATATTGCAATTGAGACTTACTCCATGTCTAAATCTTACAATATGCCTGGTTGGCGAGTCGGATTTGCCTGTGGTAATGAAGAGCTTGTTGCAGCATTGACACGCATTAAATCTTATCTTGATTATGGTACTTTTACGCCAATTCAAGTAGCAGCTATTGCAGCCCTTGAGGGTTCTGACAATTGTGTACATGAAATCAGAGAGCTATATGAGCAACGACGTAATGTCTTGTGTGATGGATTGCAGGAGTTGGGCTGGTTTGTAGAAAGACCCAAAGCAACGATGTTTGTCTGGGCTCCCATTCCCGCACGCTACAAACATATGGGATCACTTGAATTTTCCAAGTATTTACTTAAAGAGGCCTTTGTGGCTGTATCGCCAGGTATTGGATTTGGTCCTCAAGGTGATGATTATGTTCGTTTTGGTTTAATTGAGAACAACCAAAGAACTCGACAGGCATTACGAAACTTAAAAGCATTATTTAAACGAGATGGCTATTTGCAGGCAGTTTAA
- a CDS encoding Mth938-like domain-containing protein: protein MHINLEASDKHTIQAYNEREVKIDSIAYQTSFIVSSHEIIADWSVKAVDELNEETLWPLLRYHPKIIIIGHQQQGQYVPVSLMQMLAKQGIGLECMSIGAACRTFNVLLSEQREITLGIIL from the coding sequence ATGCATATCAACTTAGAAGCAAGCGATAAACATACCATTCAAGCTTATAATGAGCGAGAAGTAAAAATTGATTCAATTGCTTACCAGACTAGTTTTATTGTCAGTAGCCATGAAATTATTGCTGATTGGTCTGTTAAGGCTGTGGATGAGCTTAATGAAGAAACGTTGTGGCCTCTTTTAAGATATCACCCCAAAATCATTATTATTGGTCATCAGCAGCAAGGACAGTATGTTCCTGTTTCCCTTATGCAAATGCTTGCTAAACAAGGAATTGGATTGGAATGCATGTCTATCGGCGCTGCCTGTCGCACCTTCAATGTCTTATTAAGTGAACAACGGGAGATAACATTAGGAATAATTCTTTAG